The Salvelinus sp. IW2-2015 linkage group LG15, ASM291031v2, whole genome shotgun sequence genome includes a region encoding these proteins:
- the sncaip gene encoding synphilin-1 isoform X1 encodes MDAPEYLDLDEIDFTDDSVYSVTSLKNIPELSRRNDGQGEERQAPAINWSRGVSSHSGGGIKPTGIADVHSKFRPVKRVSPLKHQPETSDNESDNEAQAHNGEGSSKEEASDKTPAACEGQGFKAKSLGTGGALFGELEHYDLDMDEILDVPYIKSSQHVSTLPRVPHDKRTVGGGGNASDRCHGVKTSTLTQPESLASVTQYCMLSPVKWSDMRKLKSLDPDNHRPPTGGYDHSTPGSLSSSSASDMDKLLANRAYPETQAHKTGADTPGSSQAMMFPLQGCAGSRQDSSKTWNGTRLHGECDDETKKSQNIINIIREGQISLLPHLAADNLELIQDEEGNNLLHISASQGHADCLQHLTSLMGEDCLNERNNHQLTPAGLGVKNGHLECVRWMVSETEAIAELSCSREHPSLIHYAARYGQEKVLLWLLQFMQEQAISLDEVDQYGNSAVHVAAQYGHLTCIQTLVEYGSNVTVQNQGGERPSQSAERQGHTTCARYLVVVETCMSLASQVVKLTKQLNEQATKTTALQNQVQLHLDPSKPEGTLPRSPSSHVPSVEAWPEMTLTAEGTPGDGHWILRQRSVDSDTVLRQLLGKDISDKVCTKEKLSLEFQEGSRAGPPSLNGANPGPLRRMGVVERRELKLARLKQIMQRSLSESDSDTYPPEEAKHGPPPGVRLERPSHLPIAESEEPVGSLHLGMKKHTSTTEHKSAFTLSTSKSMDGYPSPTSDKSELDADGKPEAGGDFPDYNNGQKTTTSPKSALKSPTSRRKTSQNLKLRVTFDEQVVHKTGPPESEPPKGAHSKEGAGGRTPTGSETVKRPFGTFRSLMESLSGNQNSNNNNVQTSPSVKQSSCVVSQGSPGRKTEVKTSPCGHSKGKSKASAV; translated from the exons ATGGATGCTCCTGAATACTTGGATTTGGATGAGATTGACTTCACTGATGATTCAGTG TATTCTGTGACATCCTTGAAGAACATTCCAGAGCTGTCCAGAAGAAACGATGGTCAGGGAGAAGAAAGACAAG CCCCAGCCATCAACTGGAGCCGTGGTGTGTCGTCACATAGTGGCGGTGGAATCAAGCCGACCGGCATCGCCGACGTCCACAGCAAATTCCGACCTGTGAAGAGGGTCTCGCCACTCAAACATCAACCGGAGACCTCTGACAACGAGAGTGACAACGAGGCCCAGGCTCACAATGGGGAAGGCAGCAGCAAAGAAGAAGCCTCAGACAAAACACCTGCAGCCTGCGAAGGCCAGGGTTTTAAAGCCAAGAGCCTGGGTACCGGAGGAGCTCTTTTTGGGGAGCTGGAGCACTACGACCTGGACATGGATGAGATACTGGACGTGCCTTACAttaaatccagccaacatgtctctaCTCTTCCCAGAGTTCCCCATGACAAAAGGACGGTGGGCGGCGGTGGCAACGCCAGTGACAGGTGCCACGGCGTTAAGACCTCAACACTTACCCAGCCTGAGAGCCTTGCGAGTGTCACCCAGTACTGTATGCTTTCGCCCGTCAAGTGGTCTGATATGAGGAAGTTGAAATCTCTGGACCCGGACAATCACCGGCCACCCACTGGGGGCTATGACCACTCCACACCAGGATCACTTAGCAGTTCCTCTGCCTCAGACATGGATAAACTTTTAGCCAACAGGGCCTACCCAGAGACACAGGCACACAAGACAGGGGCTGACACCCCTGGGAGCAGCCAGGCTATGATGTTCCCCCTCCAGGGCTGTGCTGGGTCTAGGCAGGACAGCAGTAAGACCTGGAATGGTACAAGACTGCACGGAGAGTGTGATGATGAGACCAAGAAATCCCAGAACATCATCAATATCATCCGAGAGGGGCAGATTTCTCTGTTG CCTCACCTGGCGGCTGATAACCTGGAGCTGATCCAGGACGAGGAGGGGAACAACCTGCTCCACATCTCTGCGTCCCAGGGCCACGCTGACTGCCTGCAGCATCTCACCTCCCTCATGGGAGAGGACTGCCTCAACGAGCGCAACAACCACCAGCTTACACCTGCTGGGCTCGGGGTGAAG aACGGCCATTTGGAGTGTGTGCGCTGGATGGTGAGTGAGACGGAGGCCATCGCCGAGCTGAGCTGTAGCCGAGAGCACCCCAGTCTCATCCACTACGCAGCCCGCTACGGACAG GAAAAGGTTCTGCTGTGGCTGCTCCAATTCATGCAAGAGCAAGCCATTTCTCTGGACGAAGTGGACCAGTACGGAAACAGTGCAGTGCATGTAGCTGCTCAGTACGGCCATCTCACTTGCATTCAG ACCCTGGTGGAGTACGGCTCCAATGTCACCGTGCAGAACCAGGGTGGCGAGAGGCCTTCCCAGAGCGCCGAGCGGCAGGGCCACACCACCTGCGCCCGCTACCTGGTGGTGGTGGAGACGTGCATGTCGCTGGCCTCCCAGGTGGTCAAGCTCACCAAGCAGCTCAACGA ACAAGCAACAAAGACGACTGCTCTACAGAATCAAGTTCAGCTACACCTGGATCCCTCAAAACCAGAGGGAACTTTGCCACGATCGCCCAG CTCCCATGTCCCGTCTGTGGAGGCGTGGCCTGAGATGACCCTGACCGCAGAGGGGACCCCCGGGGATGGCCACTGGATCCTGAGGCAGAGGAGCGTCGACTCAGACACCGTCCTGCGCCAACTGCTGGGTAAAGACATCTCAGACAAGGTGTGCACCAAGGAGAAGCTGTCCCTGGAGTTCCAGGAGGGCTCCAGAGCGGGGCCTCCTAGTCTGAACGGGGCCAACCCTGGGCCCCTGCGCAGGATGGGGGTGGTGGAAAGACGGGAGCTGAAGTTGGCCAGACTCAAGCAGATCATGCAGCGCTCTCTCAGTGAGTCCGACTCGGACACCTACCCCCCTGAAGAGGCCAAACATGGGCCACCCCCAGGGGTGCGCCTAGAGAGACCCAGCCACCTGCCCATCGCAGAGAGCGAGGAGCCTGTCGGCAGCCTGCATCTGGGCATGAAGAAACACACCTCGACCACCGAGCACAAGTCAGCTTTCACCCTCAGCACCTCCAAGTCTATGGATGGATACCCCTCGCCCACATCGGACAAAAGCGAGCTTGACGCTGACGGGAAACCGGAGGCCGGTGGAGATTTCCCCGACTACAACAATGGACAAAAGACCACGACGAGCCCCAAAAGTGCACTCAAATCGCCTACCTCTCGAAGGAAGACCTCCCAGAACCTGAAACTGAGGGTGACCTTTGATGAGCAGGTGGTTCACAAGACGGGGCCACCAGAGAGTGAGCCGCCCAAGGGTGCCCACAGTAAAGAAGGAGCCGGAGGTAGGACTCCCACAGGGTCCGAGACGGTGAAGCGCCCGTTCGGGACATTCCGCTCCCTAATGGAATCGCTGAGTGGAAATCAGAacagcaacaataataatgtCCAAACGTCTCCCTCTGTCAAACAGTCAAGCTGTGTTGTGTCCCAGGGCTCGCCTGGCAGGAAAACTGAGGTTAAAACCAGTCCATGTGGGCACTCCAAGGGCAAGAGCAAAGCTAGTGCTGTTTAG
- the sncaip gene encoding synphilin-1 isoform X2, with product MDAPEYLDLDEIDFTDDSVNIPELSRRNDGQGEERQAPAINWSRGVSSHSGGGIKPTGIADVHSKFRPVKRVSPLKHQPETSDNESDNEAQAHNGEGSSKEEASDKTPAACEGQGFKAKSLGTGGALFGELEHYDLDMDEILDVPYIKSSQHVSTLPRVPHDKRTVGGGGNASDRCHGVKTSTLTQPESLASVTQYCMLSPVKWSDMRKLKSLDPDNHRPPTGGYDHSTPGSLSSSSASDMDKLLANRAYPETQAHKTGADTPGSSQAMMFPLQGCAGSRQDSSKTWNGTRLHGECDDETKKSQNIINIIREGQISLLPHLAADNLELIQDEEGNNLLHISASQGHADCLQHLTSLMGEDCLNERNNHQLTPAGLGVKNGHLECVRWMVSETEAIAELSCSREHPSLIHYAARYGQEKVLLWLLQFMQEQAISLDEVDQYGNSAVHVAAQYGHLTCIQTLVEYGSNVTVQNQGGERPSQSAERQGHTTCARYLVVVETCMSLASQVVKLTKQLNEQATKTTALQNQVQLHLDPSKPEGTLPRSPSSHVPSVEAWPEMTLTAEGTPGDGHWILRQRSVDSDTVLRQLLGKDISDKVCTKEKLSLEFQEGSRAGPPSLNGANPGPLRRMGVVERRELKLARLKQIMQRSLSESDSDTYPPEEAKHGPPPGVRLERPSHLPIAESEEPVGSLHLGMKKHTSTTEHKSAFTLSTSKSMDGYPSPTSDKSELDADGKPEAGGDFPDYNNGQKTTTSPKSALKSPTSRRKTSQNLKLRVTFDEQVVHKTGPPESEPPKGAHSKEGAGGRTPTGSETVKRPFGTFRSLMESLSGNQNSNNNNVQTSPSVKQSSCVVSQGSPGRKTEVKTSPCGHSKGKSKASAV from the exons ATGGATGCTCCTGAATACTTGGATTTGGATGAGATTGACTTCACTGATGATTCAGTG AACATTCCAGAGCTGTCCAGAAGAAACGATGGTCAGGGAGAAGAAAGACAAG CCCCAGCCATCAACTGGAGCCGTGGTGTGTCGTCACATAGTGGCGGTGGAATCAAGCCGACCGGCATCGCCGACGTCCACAGCAAATTCCGACCTGTGAAGAGGGTCTCGCCACTCAAACATCAACCGGAGACCTCTGACAACGAGAGTGACAACGAGGCCCAGGCTCACAATGGGGAAGGCAGCAGCAAAGAAGAAGCCTCAGACAAAACACCTGCAGCCTGCGAAGGCCAGGGTTTTAAAGCCAAGAGCCTGGGTACCGGAGGAGCTCTTTTTGGGGAGCTGGAGCACTACGACCTGGACATGGATGAGATACTGGACGTGCCTTACAttaaatccagccaacatgtctctaCTCTTCCCAGAGTTCCCCATGACAAAAGGACGGTGGGCGGCGGTGGCAACGCCAGTGACAGGTGCCACGGCGTTAAGACCTCAACACTTACCCAGCCTGAGAGCCTTGCGAGTGTCACCCAGTACTGTATGCTTTCGCCCGTCAAGTGGTCTGATATGAGGAAGTTGAAATCTCTGGACCCGGACAATCACCGGCCACCCACTGGGGGCTATGACCACTCCACACCAGGATCACTTAGCAGTTCCTCTGCCTCAGACATGGATAAACTTTTAGCCAACAGGGCCTACCCAGAGACACAGGCACACAAGACAGGGGCTGACACCCCTGGGAGCAGCCAGGCTATGATGTTCCCCCTCCAGGGCTGTGCTGGGTCTAGGCAGGACAGCAGTAAGACCTGGAATGGTACAAGACTGCACGGAGAGTGTGATGATGAGACCAAGAAATCCCAGAACATCATCAATATCATCCGAGAGGGGCAGATTTCTCTGTTG CCTCACCTGGCGGCTGATAACCTGGAGCTGATCCAGGACGAGGAGGGGAACAACCTGCTCCACATCTCTGCGTCCCAGGGCCACGCTGACTGCCTGCAGCATCTCACCTCCCTCATGGGAGAGGACTGCCTCAACGAGCGCAACAACCACCAGCTTACACCTGCTGGGCTCGGGGTGAAG aACGGCCATTTGGAGTGTGTGCGCTGGATGGTGAGTGAGACGGAGGCCATCGCCGAGCTGAGCTGTAGCCGAGAGCACCCCAGTCTCATCCACTACGCAGCCCGCTACGGACAG GAAAAGGTTCTGCTGTGGCTGCTCCAATTCATGCAAGAGCAAGCCATTTCTCTGGACGAAGTGGACCAGTACGGAAACAGTGCAGTGCATGTAGCTGCTCAGTACGGCCATCTCACTTGCATTCAG ACCCTGGTGGAGTACGGCTCCAATGTCACCGTGCAGAACCAGGGTGGCGAGAGGCCTTCCCAGAGCGCCGAGCGGCAGGGCCACACCACCTGCGCCCGCTACCTGGTGGTGGTGGAGACGTGCATGTCGCTGGCCTCCCAGGTGGTCAAGCTCACCAAGCAGCTCAACGA ACAAGCAACAAAGACGACTGCTCTACAGAATCAAGTTCAGCTACACCTGGATCCCTCAAAACCAGAGGGAACTTTGCCACGATCGCCCAG CTCCCATGTCCCGTCTGTGGAGGCGTGGCCTGAGATGACCCTGACCGCAGAGGGGACCCCCGGGGATGGCCACTGGATCCTGAGGCAGAGGAGCGTCGACTCAGACACCGTCCTGCGCCAACTGCTGGGTAAAGACATCTCAGACAAGGTGTGCACCAAGGAGAAGCTGTCCCTGGAGTTCCAGGAGGGCTCCAGAGCGGGGCCTCCTAGTCTGAACGGGGCCAACCCTGGGCCCCTGCGCAGGATGGGGGTGGTGGAAAGACGGGAGCTGAAGTTGGCCAGACTCAAGCAGATCATGCAGCGCTCTCTCAGTGAGTCCGACTCGGACACCTACCCCCCTGAAGAGGCCAAACATGGGCCACCCCCAGGGGTGCGCCTAGAGAGACCCAGCCACCTGCCCATCGCAGAGAGCGAGGAGCCTGTCGGCAGCCTGCATCTGGGCATGAAGAAACACACCTCGACCACCGAGCACAAGTCAGCTTTCACCCTCAGCACCTCCAAGTCTATGGATGGATACCCCTCGCCCACATCGGACAAAAGCGAGCTTGACGCTGACGGGAAACCGGAGGCCGGTGGAGATTTCCCCGACTACAACAATGGACAAAAGACCACGACGAGCCCCAAAAGTGCACTCAAATCGCCTACCTCTCGAAGGAAGACCTCCCAGAACCTGAAACTGAGGGTGACCTTTGATGAGCAGGTGGTTCACAAGACGGGGCCACCAGAGAGTGAGCCGCCCAAGGGTGCCCACAGTAAAGAAGGAGCCGGAGGTAGGACTCCCACAGGGTCCGAGACGGTGAAGCGCCCGTTCGGGACATTCCGCTCCCTAATGGAATCGCTGAGTGGAAATCAGAacagcaacaataataatgtCCAAACGTCTCCCTCTGTCAAACAGTCAAGCTGTGTTGTGTCCCAGGGCTCGCCTGGCAGGAAAACTGAGGTTAAAACCAGTCCATGTGGGCACTCCAAGGGCAAGAGCAAAGCTAGTGCTGTTTAG